The proteins below are encoded in one region of Paenibacillus sp. YYML68:
- a CDS encoding recombinase family protein, which translates to MKCAIYARVSTKREEQKNSLQNQIALAENIAKEQGFTVIERYIDNGISGSGIKNRTEILRLLDDAKKKKFDVVIAKSVSRLGRSTVNSLNTADTLERNSIRLILPEDGYDTQTSKSRLMFNLRAVLAEEDNLSLSNKIKWGLKSSATQGNRIVSVPPFGYRTNPDTKKLEVDENAAPIVKEIFRLYLHDGMGMFGISNLLMRRGIPTPRAHSGAANAGKKWHQNTIKGILTNPVYTGKQVFHREETTSLLAESETYKVRRKISEEEQIVIENSHPALIKEDDFTAAQEQMKKRGKHKSNGNESLFSYILKCPDCGSGMHFKPDRRKGAYVCGGYVKYTSAHCTSHIIEERVLLQVVKNDLKSLIKDTLKIDSLYGIAEEKALAVQSLAQRELKRVEKQLAELDNRFDKLLSLHVEGAITTDQFKHQNERNANQQQELLNRKAELIVALEEGKNLAERKEAFRKEVERFIDLDISDEQVLKQFLQRLIQTIEVFEDGKIKINYNLSNPHPSN; encoded by the coding sequence ATGAAGTGCGCTATCTATGCTAGAGTAAGCACGAAGAGAGAAGAGCAGAAAAACAGCTTGCAGAATCAAATCGCCTTAGCCGAAAACATTGCTAAGGAACAAGGGTTTACAGTTATTGAACGGTACATTGACAACGGAATAAGTGGTTCAGGCATTAAGAATCGAACTGAGATTTTGCGATTACTGGATGATGCTAAGAAGAAAAAGTTCGATGTAGTTATCGCAAAGTCCGTTTCACGGTTGGGTAGAAGTACGGTTAATAGCCTTAACACTGCTGACACTTTGGAAAGAAATAGTATAAGACTGATTTTGCCTGAAGATGGCTACGATACCCAAACTAGCAAGAGCAGATTGATGTTTAATCTGAGGGCGGTGTTAGCAGAAGAGGATAACTTGAGCCTCTCCAACAAGATTAAATGGGGGCTTAAATCTAGTGCAACTCAAGGAAACCGAATCGTATCTGTACCTCCTTTTGGCTACCGTACCAATCCCGATACAAAAAAGTTGGAAGTTGACGAAAATGCCGCCCCCATCGTAAAAGAAATTTTCAGGCTTTATTTGCATGACGGTATGGGTATGTTTGGGATTAGTAATCTCCTTATGCGCAGAGGTATTCCTACACCGAGAGCACATTCAGGAGCGGCAAACGCAGGGAAGAAATGGCATCAGAACACGATTAAAGGCATCTTGACTAATCCAGTCTATACGGGCAAGCAAGTATTCCATCGAGAAGAAACAACAAGTTTGTTAGCCGAATCTGAGACTTACAAGGTTAGGCGTAAGATTAGCGAAGAAGAACAAATTGTCATAGAGAACTCACATCCTGCCCTTATTAAAGAGGATGACTTTACTGCCGCTCAAGAACAAATGAAAAAGAGGGGCAAACACAAGAGCAATGGTAATGAAAGCCTGTTCTCGTATATCCTTAAATGCCCTGATTGTGGAAGTGGCATGCACTTCAAACCCGACAGACGGAAGGGTGCATACGTCTGTGGTGGTTACGTTAAATACACATCTGCCCATTGCACTTCCCATATCATCGAAGAAAGGGTACTTCTTCAAGTAGTTAAGAATGACCTAAAATCCTTGATAAAGGATACTTTGAAGATTGATAGTCTTTACGGAATTGCAGAAGAAAAAGCCTTGGCTGTTCAGTCTCTCGCTCAAAGGGAACTGAAACGTGTGGAGAAGCAATTAGCAGAACTAGATAATCGTTTTGATAAATTGCTGTCCTTACATGTTGAGGGGGCTATTACAACAGACCAATTCAAGCATCAGAATGAGCGTAACGCCAATCAACAGCAAGAACTGCTTAACAGGAAGGCTGAACTGATTGTAGCCTTAGAAGAAGGTAAGAACCTCGCAGAACGCAAAGAAGCCTTTAGGAAGGAAGTTGAACGCTTCATTGACCTCGACATTAGCGATGAGCAGGTATTGAAGCAATTCCTCCAAAGGCTTATCCAAACAATCGAAGTATTCGAGGATGGAAAGATTAAGATAAACTATAACCTTTCCAATCCTCACCCCTCGAATTAA